Proteins from a single region of Juglans microcarpa x Juglans regia isolate MS1-56 chromosome 5S, Jm3101_v1.0, whole genome shotgun sequence:
- the LOC121267180 gene encoding uncharacterized protein LOC121267180 codes for MSMQFERNSNKLLLQGLLFGKVQVEAGVNMLKSFIGQQGWLLQLVAVEDKKEKMTVLPEVEELLQQFATVFEEPVGLPPTRDSDHQIVLREGTSPISVRPYRYPYYQKTEIERIVQDLLVNEVIRPSQSPFSSPILLVKKVDGTWRMCMDYRALNQEIVKDKFPIPMINELLDELYGARFGVMEVDYLGHIISGEGVKADPTKISAMIEWPLPKTVKALRGFLGLTGYYRKFIKDYGSLAIPLTMLLKKNCFDWTEEAERAFLQPMHVVTHPPVLKLLDFSQEFFIECDASGVGLGAVLT; via the exons ATGTCTATGCAATTTGAGAGAAATAGCAACAAGCTGCTGCTGCAGGGACTTTTGTTTGGTAAAGTGCAAGTGGAGGCTGGGGTTAACATGTTGAAGTCTTTCATTGGCCAACAAGGGTGGTTATTACAGTTAGTAGCAGTAGAagataaaaaggagaaaatgacAGTGTTACCAGAAGTTGAAGAACTATTACAACAGTTTGCTACTGTGTTTGAGGAACCAGTTGGGTTGCCTCCAACTCGAGATTCTGATCATCAAATTGTGCTGAGGGAAGGCACTTCTCCAATTTCTGTGAGGCCTTATAGGTACCCTTACTACCAAAAAACAGAAATAGAGAGAATTGTTCAAGACTTATTGGTTAATGAGGTGATTAGACCAAGCCAAAGTCCATTCTCTTCACCTATCCTCTTGGTGAAGAAAGTTGATGGCACATGGAGAATGTGCATGGACTATAGAGCTCTCAATCAAGAAATTGTCAAGGACAAGTTTCCAATTCCTATGATCAATGAGCTCCTGGATGAGCTATATGGAGCAAG ATTTGGTGTCATGGAAGTTGACTACTTAGGCCATATTATATCTGGGGAAGGTGTAAAAGCAGATCCTACCAAGATATCAGCCATGATAGAGTGGCCTCTTCCTAAAACAGTTAAGGCTTTAAGAGGTTTTTTAGGCTTAACTGGTTATTACAGGAAGTTTATCAAGGATTATGGTTCATTAGCTATCCCATTAACCAtgttattaaagaaaaattgctTTGATTGGACTGAAGAAGCTGAGAGGGCTTTTTTGCAACCCATGCATGTTGTAACTCATCCTCCAGTTTTGAAGTTGCTAGACTTTTCTCAGGAATTTTTCATCGAATGTGATGCTTCAGGAGTGGGTTTGGGGGCTGTGTTGACGTAG